CATCCAGGGCTGTATGCCACGCTGGTGCGCGCGCCTGGCCCCGGCGACGCCGAGTTGCTCCAGGTGAGCCAGACGATCATCGAGATTGTGCTGGCAGTGCTGGCACCCTACGGCCTCGACCAGGCCGGCGCGATCCATGCCGTGCGCGGGCTGCGCAGTATCGTCCACGGCTTCGCGACACTCGAGCTGGCCGGCGGGTTCGGCATGCCGCTCGACCGCGACGAGAGCTTCGAGCGGCTGGTGCGCGCCTATGTGGCCGGCCTGCGCGCCGACGCGGCGGCTTCATAGCGAAAGAGGTCGCATTTCTATGCAGGCACTAAAATACGCTAACCTGGCTCTGAGCTTCTTGCTCGAGCTGTGTGCCCTGGCGGCGCTAGGCTACTGGGGCTACTGGGCTGCCAGCGGACTCGCGCTCAAGATCGCGCTGGCGATTGGCGCGCCGCTGCTGATGGCCGCGGTGTGGGGCTTGTTTCTCGCGCCCAAAGCCACCTACCCGCTACCAACCGCGCCGCACCTTGTGCTGCAGGCGCTTGTATTTGGCCTGGCCACCGCCGCACTCTACGCTACCGGCCGCCTGGCGCTGGCTTATACGTTTGGGCTGGCCGTGCTTATCAGCATGGCGCTGGCGTACTTCTGGCAGCAGTAAGCCCAGGCGTAAGCTGGCGAAACGCCAGCGGCGGCCCCGCCACAAGTGAGCGCGGCCCGTCGCGCTGCTCGGATACAACCGCCTCGAATGGCGCGACCACCGCTGCCTTGCCGGTGTCGGGGAACCACACCCGGCCCTGCCGAACTATAATCAGCAGGCCGTGTTCGTCGCCCACTGCGGCGAAGGTGTCGCTGCCGGGGTCGCGGTACGGCGCGCTTCCAAGCTCGGCCTGCACCTGGCGCACCACCGCAGCAACATCATCGGCGACAACCCCGATCTCGCTGATGCACAGCAAGCCTTTGGCCGAAAACGGCCGCTGATCGGGTGCCGCCAGTGTGTGCCGCGCGATCAGCTCGACAATATTGCCAGCCGGGTCGTAGAAGTACACATTGTGTGCATCCCAATCGTCAGCGTAGAACGCATGCTCGCCCAAGCGATTGGCGATCAGCGGCACGCGCGCGCCGATCCAGTCTTTTGCCTCGGCAAAGCAGCCCGGCGGTATGTTGAACGCGAAGTGATAGAATGGCCGCGTGCCGCCCTCGGCCGCGCGAAAGCTCAGCCGTGTGGCGCCGGCCGCAAGCTCGAGCTGGTCGCCGGGTGTAGCCAGCACCGCCAACCCCAATACGCGCCCATAGAAATCGCGCAACCCATCCAGCTGATCGGTCGCCAGCCGAAGCTCATGGATATACATGGTTCCATCCTTTCTGGCAGCCGGCCTTTTAGCCTGCCGCAGCATTGGTTTTGCGCTCGAAAGCGCACACACCGCAAGCGAAGACAAGATTCGGAACCCACCGGCTCAACGAGCGGTCGAGCGCCAGCGCGCCCAATGCTGCCGCCGGCCGCGCGCTCGGGCAGGGCGATTCCGTAGTATAATCAGGCGGGAAATTCACATCCCCAAGAGGTATCGCCATGCCAGCGCCGAGCACTATTCGCACGATCGCCGCGACCCCGCTAGACATCCGGCTGCACACGCCGTTTGGCATTGCCGGCGGCGCGCAGGATGTTGCCCGCAACCTGCTGGTCACGACCGAGCTGGCCGACGGCACGCGCGGCTATGGCGAGGCTGCGCCATTCCAGGCCTATAACGGCGAAACACAGGCCATCGCCCTGGCTGCGGTCGAGGCGGCCAGCAGCATGATCGAAGGCGCCGATGTGCGCGAGTGGCGGCGCCTGGCCGTGGCGCTGCGCAGCGCGATCGGGCCGATCGGCTCGGCGCAGTGCGCGATCGAAACCGCCGTGCTCGATGCGCTGACGCGCCAGGCGCGCATGCCGCTGTGGGTGTTCTTCGGCGGCATGGGCACCAGCCTCGAGACCGACATGACCGTCACGACCGGCACAGTCGCGCAGGCCGCCACCGATGCGCAGGCGATCGTCGGCCGCGGCATCCGCACAATCAAGGTCAAGGTCGGCTCGGGCGATCTCGCGCTCGACCTGGCGCGTGTGCAGGCCATCGCCGACGCGGCGCCCAAGTCGCCGCTGATCCTCGACGGCAACGCAGC
The sequence above is drawn from the Candidatus Kouleothrix ribensis genome and encodes:
- a CDS encoding WHG domain-containing protein; this translates as MARSVGINQAKVLAVAAELADAHGLPGLTLAQVAARLGVRLPSLYNHVDGLPGLQRELGHMAGHQLIDQLSRATIGKSEDAAVIALARAYRAYVLAHPGLYATLVRAPGPGDAELLQVSQTIIEIVLAVLAPYGLDQAGAIHAVRGLRSIVHGFATLELAGGFGMPLDRDESFERLVRAYVAGLRADAAAS
- a CDS encoding YrdB family protein translates to MQALKYANLALSFLLELCALAALGYWGYWAASGLALKIALAIGAPLLMAAVWGLFLAPKATYPLPTAPHLVLQALVFGLATAALYATGRLALAYTFGLAVLISMALAYFWQQ
- a CDS encoding dipeptide epimerase yields the protein MPAPSTIRTIAATPLDIRLHTPFGIAGGAQDVARNLLVTTELADGTRGYGEAAPFQAYNGETQAIALAAVEAASSMIEGADVREWRRLAVALRSAIGPIGSAQCAIETAVLDALTRQARMPLWVFFGGMGTSLETDMTVTTGTVAQAATDAQAIVGRGIRTIKVKVGSGDLALDLARVQAIADAAPKSPLILDGNAAFSADDALQLAAQLRERAINVALLEQPVKKDDWAGLHQVAQWSGLAVAADETATSAAAVLRIAHERAAQVVNIKLMKCGIAEALDIAAICRAARLGLMIGGNVESTLAMTTSACFAAGQGGFQYIDLDTPLFMAEHPFQGGMIYESARIDLSQIEAGHGVTPRG